The DNA window GCAGGGCCTCGACGGCCAGCAAACGGTCATCGCAGACATCGACATGGGTTCGGATGGCGAGCAGGCCCATCGACACCGCCCAGTCGCAATAGGCGAGCGCCCGGTCGCGCACCGCCTCATGCGTCAGCAACGGCTTCAGTTCGCCCCACAATGCAATACCTTCGAGCAGCGTGCCCGAGGCATTGATGCGCGGAATGCCGTAGGACAGCGTTGCATCCATATGAAAATGCGGATCGATGAAGGGCGGCGAGACCAGATTGCCGCGGGCGTCGACCTCGGTCCGGGCGGAACTTTGCAGTTTGGGCTCGATCGCCGCGATCGTCTCGCCGCTGATGCCGATATCGGCAATCCCGCCATCCGGCAGCGTGCCGCCACGAACGATAAGGTCGAAATCCATCTGTCGTCATCCCGTTCCAGAATCACCCAGCCATGGTGGCGTAAAAGACAGCTTGCCGCAGCCGTTTCTTTCGGCGATCGCGAAAGGTTTCCTCCCGCGGCAACTCCCTCTATAAGCCGCCTCTCGTCCACGCTGCGATCGGCTTCGGACTCAAGGCCATAGTCGCAAACCATGGAAGTCCCGTGTGAACTTCAACTTGCCGTTCCTGAAACGCGACGAACGCTCGATCGAGAACCAGCGCCTTATCGTGCGGCTGGTCAAAGAGTCCTTCGGACAGCATAAGTTCGGATACGGCGCCGCCATCCTGTCGATGCTGGTGGTGGCTGGCATGACGGCTGCAAGCGCCTGGATCCTGCGCGAAATCACCAATGAATTCGTGATCGACAAGCGGATCGACCGTGTCAACATGATTGCCGGCGCGGTCGCCGGGATCTTCATCCTCAAGGGCCTCGCCAATTTCGTCCAGGCCTACTTCATGAGCCGGGTCGGCAATGCCATCATCGCCGACCGGCAGCGCAAGATCTACGACCGCATCCTGGCGCAAGGCATCGAATTCTATCATTCGACCTCGTCATCCGACCTGATCACCCGCATTACCAACAATGCCCAGGCGGCACGCAACGTGCTCGACCTGATCGTCACTTCCTACGTCCGCGATCTGGTGACCCTGCTCGCCTTGATTGGCGTCATGATCTGGCAGCAACCGGCACTGTCGCTGATCTGCTTCGTCGTCGGGCCGCTGGCCATCTACGGCGTCAATCGCATCCTGAAGCGTGTGCGCAAATTCGCCGCCATGGAGTTCCGCTCGGTCGGCCAGATCATTCAGGTGATGCAGGAAACCGCGATCGGCGTGCGCGTGGTCAAATCCTTCAACCTCGAAAGCTTGATGCGCAAGCGCATGTACAAGGCGGTGGCGGACGTCGAGGATCGGGCCAACAACATCGCCGCGCTGGAAGCGGTGACCAGCCCGGTGATGGAGACGCTGGCAGGACTGGCGATCGCCGGGGCCGTCATGGTCAGCGGCTTCCTGGTCCTGCAGGGCGGCCAGATGCCTGGCAACATCATGGCCTTCATCGCGGCGCTGCTGCTTGCCTATGAGCCGGCAAAGCGGCTTGCGCGCGTGCGCATCTCGCTGGAAAGCGGCATTGTCGGCGTGCGCATGATGTTCCAGCTCGCCGACGAACCGCTGACCCTGGCCGAGAAACCGAGCGCGACGCCGCTTCGGGCCGGACCAGGCGAGATCCGGTTCGATGCCGTCAGCTTCGCCTATCAGAACGGCCCGCCGGTTCTCGACGGTTTCGACCTGACCTTCGCGCCCGGCAAGATGACGGCGCTGGTCGGCCCGTCCGGCGGCGGCAAATCGACGATCCTCAACCTGATCATGCGCATGTACGACCCGAAGAGCGGCAAGGTGCTGCTCGACGGCCAAGACATTTCGCATGCGACGCTCGCCTCGCTCAGGGAAAAGATCGCCTATGTCAGCCAGGACACGTTCCTGTTTGCCGGTACGATCATGCACAACATCCGGCTCGGGCGAGAGGGCGCGACCGACGACGAAGTGATCGCCGCCGCCAAGGCCGCCAACGCCCATGACTTCATCAAGGCGCAGGCGAAAGGCTATGAGACCGATGTCGGCGAGAATGGCGGCCTCTTGTCGGGCGGCCAGCGCCAACGCATCTCGATCGCACGCGCCATGCTGCGCAATGCCGAAATCCTGCTGCTCGACGAGGCGACCAGCGCGCTCGACGCCGAATCCGAAGCGCTGTTCCGCGAAGCACTGCAGCAACTGACCGAAGGGCGCACGACGATCGTCATCGCCCACCGCCTGTCGACCGTGCACCAGGCCGACACGATCGTGGTGCTGGAAGCCGGCAAGGTGGTGGAGAGCGGGCCACATCGTGCGCTGCTCAATCAGGGCGGGCTTTACCAGAAGCTGTATGAGTATCAGCTGATGCCGTGAGGGCCCTTTCCTTCTCCCCTTGTGGGAGAAGGTGGCCGAGCGAAGCTCGGCCGGATGAGGGGGTGCTCCAGCTTGGCAATGATGGCGATCTGTCACCCACCCCTCAACCGTCTCGGCGCTGCGCGCCGATCCACCTTCTCCCACAGGGGGAGAAGGAAGAATCGCTCTTACTCCGGCACGTGGCGCACCGCGCCCTTGTCGGCGCTGGTGGCGAAGGCGGCGTAGGCGCGCAGCGCGGTCGTCACCTTGCGCTTGCGCTTTTCCTCCGGCTTCCAGGCCAGGGCGCCCTTGGCCGCCATCGCCGCGCGGCGTGCCTCAAGCTCGGCCTCGCTGACGGCCAGGCGGATGGTGCGGTTGGGAATGTCGATCTCGATCGTATCCCCTTCCCTGACCAACCCGATCGTGCCGCCTTCGGCGGCTTCGGGCGAGACATGGCCGATCGACAGTCCCGACGTGCCACCGGAGAAGCGGCCATCGGTGACCAGGGCGCAGGCCTTGCCGAGGCCCTTCGACTTCAGATAGCTGGTCGGATAGAGCATTTCCTGCATGCCGGGACCGCCACGCGGTCCCTCATAGCGGATGACGACGACATCGCCGGCCTTGATCTCGTTGGACAGGATTGCCTTGACCGAAGCGTCCTGGCTTTCGAACACCCGCGCCGGGCCGGTGAATTTCAGGATCGACTCGTCGACGCCCGCCGTTTTCACGATGCAACCGTCGAGCGCCAGATTGCCCTTCAGCACGGCAAGACCGCCATCCTTCGAAAACGGCGTCTTTGCGGAACGGATGACGCCCGTCTCACGGTTGGTGTCGAGCTCGTCCCAGCGCCGGTCCTGGCTGAAGGCGACCTGCGTCGGCACGCCGCCGGGCGCGGCGAGGAAGAGATCGCGGACATTCTGGCTGGAGGTGCGCGAAATATCCCAGTGATCGAGCGCCTCGCCGAGGCTGGCCGTATGCACCGTCGGCAGGTCGCGGTTGATCAGCCCTGCTTCGTCGAGCTGGCCAAGGATCGCCATGATGCCGCCGGCGCGGTGGACGTCTTCCATGTGCACGTCGGACTTTGCCGGGGCCACCTTGCAGAGCACGGGAACCCGCCGCGACAGCCGGTCGATATCCTCCATGGTGAAGTCGACCTCGCCCTCATGCGCGGCGGCCAGGATGTGCAGCACCGTATTGGTCGAACCGCCCATGGCGATGTCGAGCGTCATGGCGTTCTCGAAGGCGCCCTTCGAAGCGATGCTGCGCGGCAGTGCCGTCTCGTCATCCTGTTCGTAGTAGCGCTGGGCGAGATCGACGACGAGATGGCCGGCCTCGACAAACAGGCGCCTGCGGTCGGCATGCGTCGCCAGCGTCGAGCCGTTGCCCGGCAGCGACAGGCCGAGAGCCTCGGTCAGGCAATTCATCGAATTGGCGGTGAACATGCCCGAGCAGGAACCGCAGGTCGGGCAGGCCGAGCGCTCGATGACCTTGACGTCCTCGTCGGAGATCTTGTCGTCGGCGGCCGCGACCATGGCGTCCACCAGGTCGAGCGCCTGCGCCTTGCCAGCCAGCACCACCTTGCCGGCTTCCATCGGTCCACCGGAGACGAACACGGTCGGGATGTTGAGGCGCAGCGAGGCCATCAGCATGCCGGGGGTGATCTTGTCGCAATTGGAGATGCAGACCATGGCGTCGGCGCAGTGGGCGTTGACCATGTATTCGACGGAATCGGCGATCAATTCGCGCGACGGCAGCGAATAGAGCATGCCGTCATGGCCCATGGCGATGCCGTCATCGACGGCGATGGTGTTGAACTCCTTGGCGACGCCGCCGGCCTTCTCGATCTCGCGCGCGACCAGCTGGCCGAGGTCCTTCAGATGGACATGGCCCGGCACGAACTGGGTGAAGGAATTGACCACGGCGATGATCGGCTTGCCGAAATCCGAGTCCTTCATGCCGGTGGCGCGCCACAGGCCGCGGGCGCCGGCCATGTTGCGGCCGTGGGTGGTGGTGCGGGAGCGATAGGCAGGCATGTTTTTTCCTTGGTGGCTGGCCGCGGCCAAAGCGTGGCGCGGCGGAGCTGAATTTGGATCGCAGGCGTTATAGCCGCCAGAGCTTGGTCTGGCCACATTTTTGCGATGCGCCAGATTCCGCCGAAAAACGAGAATCGACGAAAAATCGGATGCCGCTGTCGGATTGCGCGGCGCACGGCCGTCCTTGGGTAGACGGCACGGAAATGGCACCATTCTCGGGGTCAGCCGTTTCACTGCAGAAGCAAGCGAGGAGCACGACATGCAAAAGATCACCACCTGCCTGTGGTTCGACGGCCAGGCCGAAGAGGCGATGAACCACTATGTGTCCATCTTCAAGAATTCGAAGGTGCTGAGCGTTCTGCGCTGGCCCAAGGGACATGCCAATGAGGGCAAAGTGCTGATGACCACGTTCGAGCTCGACGGCGTGCCGTTCCAGGCGCTCAATGGCGGGCCGCAATTCAAGTTCAACGAGGCGATGTCACAGTCCATCGACTGCAAGACGCAGGAAGAGGTGGACTATTTCTGGGAAAAGCTCACGGAAGGTGGCGAGCCGGGCGTCTGCAGCTGGCTGAAAGACAAGTTCGGCGTCTCCTGGCAGGTCGTGCCGGAGCAATTGCCGAGGCTGCTTCTCGATCCAGACCGGGCCAAGGCCGGCCGGGTCATGTCGGCGATGATGCAGATGGGCAAGATCGACATCGCTAAGATCGAAGCAGCGGCCAAAGGGTGAGAAGCAGTCCGCGTAGCGGACGAAAAGCCAATTGCTTGGCTTTTCGAGCTTAGGCTGAACACCCGAAAGGCGGGGAGCCATTCGGAGGGCGGAGGCGCATCTCAGCCGCTAATCCTTGAGATTTGCGCTGTCCCTCATCCCCCTTCGGGCACCTTCTCCCCGTGAACGGGGGAGAAGGAAGAATGCGCTCACGCCGCCTTGTCGCGGACCTGGTAGTCCTTGATCGTGGCGAAGCGGATTGCCTTCCAGCGTTCCGCTTCGTAGTTCAGCGAGAAGGCGTGCTGGGCGAGGAACACCGGATCGTTATCGAGGTCGCGGGCGATGTCGCCGCGATGCGCCTCGATGAAGCGCAAGACTTCCGCCTTGTCGTCGGCCGATATCCAGCGGCAAACGGAAAAGCGCGACATCTCGAATTCGACGGGCAGCGTGTATTCGAAATTCAGTCGCTCCTTCAACACGTCGAGCTGCAGCGCGCCGACGACGCCGACGATGGCCGGCGAGCCGTCCTCGGGCGAGAACAGCTGGACGACGCCTTCCTCGGCCATCTGGTGCAGCGCTTCCTTGAGTTTCTTCGCCTTCATCGCGTCGCCGAGGCGGACGCGGCGCAGGATCTCCGGTGCGAAATTCGGCACGCCGCGGAACAGTATCTCCTCGCCTTCGG is part of the Mesorhizobium loti genome and encodes:
- a CDS encoding ABC transporter ATP-binding protein; this encodes MKRDERSIENQRLIVRLVKESFGQHKFGYGAAILSMLVVAGMTAASAWILREITNEFVIDKRIDRVNMIAGAVAGIFILKGLANFVQAYFMSRVGNAIIADRQRKIYDRILAQGIEFYHSTSSSDLITRITNNAQAARNVLDLIVTSYVRDLVTLLALIGVMIWQQPALSLICFVVGPLAIYGVNRILKRVRKFAAMEFRSVGQIIQVMQETAIGVRVVKSFNLESLMRKRMYKAVADVEDRANNIAALEAVTSPVMETLAGLAIAGAVMVSGFLVLQGGQMPGNIMAFIAALLLAYEPAKRLARVRISLESGIVGVRMMFQLADEPLTLAEKPSATPLRAGPGEIRFDAVSFAYQNGPPVLDGFDLTFAPGKMTALVGPSGGGKSTILNLIMRMYDPKSGKVLLDGQDISHATLASLREKIAYVSQDTFLFAGTIMHNIRLGREGATDDEVIAAAKAANAHDFIKAQAKGYETDVGENGGLLSGGQRQRISIARAMLRNAEILLLDEATSALDAESEALFREALQQLTEGRTTIVIAHRLSTVHQADTIVVLEAGKVVESGPHRALLNQGGLYQKLYEYQLMP
- the ilvD gene encoding dihydroxy-acid dehydratase; this translates as MPAYRSRTTTHGRNMAGARGLWRATGMKDSDFGKPIIAVVNSFTQFVPGHVHLKDLGQLVAREIEKAGGVAKEFNTIAVDDGIAMGHDGMLYSLPSRELIADSVEYMVNAHCADAMVCISNCDKITPGMLMASLRLNIPTVFVSGGPMEAGKVVLAGKAQALDLVDAMVAAADDKISDEDVKVIERSACPTCGSCSGMFTANSMNCLTEALGLSLPGNGSTLATHADRRRLFVEAGHLVVDLAQRYYEQDDETALPRSIASKGAFENAMTLDIAMGGSTNTVLHILAAAHEGEVDFTMEDIDRLSRRVPVLCKVAPAKSDVHMEDVHRAGGIMAILGQLDEAGLINRDLPTVHTASLGEALDHWDISRTSSQNVRDLFLAAPGGVPTQVAFSQDRRWDELDTNRETGVIRSAKTPFSKDGGLAVLKGNLALDGCIVKTAGVDESILKFTGPARVFESQDASVKAILSNEIKAGDVVVIRYEGPRGGPGMQEMLYPTSYLKSKGLGKACALVTDGRFSGGTSGLSIGHVSPEAAEGGTIGLVREGDTIEIDIPNRTIRLAVSEAELEARRAAMAAKGALAWKPEEKRKRKVTTALRAYAAFATSADKGAVRHVPE
- a CDS encoding VOC family protein, which gives rise to MQKITTCLWFDGQAEEAMNHYVSIFKNSKVLSVLRWPKGHANEGKVLMTTFELDGVPFQALNGGPQFKFNEAMSQSIDCKTQEEVDYFWEKLTEGGEPGVCSWLKDKFGVSWQVVPEQLPRLLLDPDRAKAGRVMSAMMQMGKIDIAKIEAAAKG